From Granulicella sp. WH15, the proteins below share one genomic window:
- the rlmD gene encoding 23S rRNA (uracil(1939)-C(5))-methyltransferase RlmD: MALRIERMKYGGAGVGVDATGAETDVPFTLPGELVDLAVTDSVQVVEASAQRVEPECRHFGSCGGCQYQHASYPAQVEIKSGILREILSQAGAGPVPEIELRTGEPWGYRNRVRMRVQALDGQLRVGHSRRSSNEFLPIEECPIAAPVLWRAAEALIQLAAEDAVVRRWLEHVAEVEFFCSADQARVQMALFLRDADVARNEPFTVFCEKVKALLPEMVGANAEIDPELSRRARRSWPGATWGAAGLVYEAAGAKYWVSRGAFFQVNRFLVDEMVALATAGRSGQLAWDLFAGVGLFSRGLAGGFAEVVAVEGNPVAAGDLAKLAKNVKAVEGATVDFLRRAVLERERPELIVMDPPRAGAGAEGCGLLGRIGAPALVYVSCDPVTLGRDLAVLARAGYGMERVWMVDMFPQTFHLETVVWLRKDAA; this comes from the coding sequence ATGGCCTTGCGAATCGAGCGGATGAAGTACGGCGGGGCCGGTGTGGGAGTCGATGCCACGGGTGCGGAGACGGACGTGCCCTTTACCCTGCCGGGAGAGTTGGTGGATCTGGCGGTTACTGATTCTGTGCAGGTTGTCGAAGCCTCCGCGCAGCGTGTCGAACCGGAGTGCCGCCACTTCGGCAGTTGTGGAGGCTGTCAGTACCAGCACGCCAGCTATCCCGCCCAGGTCGAGATCAAGTCCGGAATCCTGCGGGAGATTCTCTCCCAGGCAGGTGCGGGGCCGGTTCCGGAGATAGAACTTCGCACCGGCGAGCCGTGGGGATACCGGAATCGCGTGCGGATGCGGGTGCAGGCGCTGGATGGGCAACTCCGCGTCGGGCACAGCCGCCGGTCGTCGAACGAGTTTCTACCTATAGAAGAGTGCCCCATCGCCGCCCCGGTACTGTGGCGGGCAGCGGAGGCATTGATACAACTGGCCGCCGAGGACGCCGTTGTACGCCGTTGGCTGGAGCATGTGGCCGAGGTGGAGTTTTTCTGCTCCGCCGACCAGGCGCGGGTGCAGATGGCACTCTTCCTGCGGGATGCGGATGTGGCTCGGAATGAGCCGTTTACGGTCTTCTGCGAGAAGGTGAAGGCTCTGCTGCCGGAGATGGTCGGGGCCAACGCCGAGATCGACCCGGAGCTGAGCCGACGCGCCCGCAGGAGCTGGCCGGGAGCAACGTGGGGAGCAGCAGGGCTGGTCTACGAGGCCGCCGGAGCCAAGTATTGGGTGAGCCGTGGAGCGTTCTTCCAGGTGAACCGCTTTCTGGTCGACGAGATGGTGGCTCTGGCGACGGCGGGGCGGAGCGGCCAGTTGGCGTGGGATCTCTTTGCCGGAGTGGGTTTGTTTTCGCGGGGGCTGGCCGGGGGCTTTGCCGAGGTGGTGGCCGTGGAGGGCAACCCGGTGGCCGCTGGGGACCTGGCGAAGCTGGCGAAGAATGTGAAGGCGGTCGAGGGCGCGACGGTCGATTTTCTGCGCCGGGCAGTGCTGGAGCGGGAACGGCCGGAGTTGATCGTGATGGACCCGCCACGCGCCGGGGCCGGGGCCGAAGGGTGCGGGCTGCTGGGGCGGATCGGCGCTCCGGCGCTGGTTTACGTCTCCTGCGACCCGGTGACGCTGGGGCGGGATCTTGCGGTGCTGGCGCGGGCGGGATACGGGATGGAGCGGGTGTGGATGGTGGATATGTTTCCCCAGACCTTCCATCTGGAGACGGTGGTCTGGCTGCGCAAGGACGCGGCTTAG